A genomic region of Saccopteryx bilineata isolate mSacBil1 chromosome 1, mSacBil1_pri_phased_curated, whole genome shotgun sequence contains the following coding sequences:
- the NR2C2AP gene encoding nuclear receptor 2C2-associated protein encodes MIHSLVCADTVSRVSSVLNRNTRQFGKKHLFDQDEETCWNSDQGPLQWVILEFPQRIRVSQLQIQFQGGFSSRRCHLEGSQGSEALNKIVDFYPEDNNSIQTFSVPAAEVDRLKVTFEDATDFFGRMVIYHLRVLGEKM; translated from the exons ATGATTCACTCTTTGGTTTGTGCAGACACAGTGAGCAG GGTGAGTTCGGTGCTGAACCGCAACACCCGGCAGTTTGGAAAGAAGCACCTGTTTGACCAGGACGAGGAGACGTGCTGGAACTCGGACCAG GGCCCCCTCCAGTGGGTGATATTAGAGTTTCCCCAGCGCATCCGTGTCTCCCAGCTGCAGATCCAGTTCCAGGGGGGATTTTCCAGTCGTCGATGCCACCTGGAAG GTTCTCAGGGGAGTGAGGCTCTTAATAAGATTGTGGACTTCTACCCTGAAGACAACAATTCAATTCAG ACCTTCTCTGTGCCAGCTGCTGAGGTGGACCGGCTAAAGGTAACATTTGAGGACGCCACTGACTTTTTTGGCCGTATGGTCATCTACCACCTGAGAGTACTGGGGGAGAAGATGTGA